In one Cloacibacillus porcorum genomic region, the following are encoded:
- a CDS encoding sensor histidine kinase translates to MFKRLKLRYFFTDRALCVLLITALALLYILASWLVTQENAKLSLDSPFSHLYIRGTYSVDGGQEKELREDTRFDLSGHRNIVVTGRLSENVEKKDFVMLRITDLRIRLFRNGTQIYSFGYDRSTSLYVRSPGNVWHFFASPGIAKDDDIRLEISNVYKKVHYSSVNVLLNEMYSGSPDALYRMVFTKHGFSFVVGIFVFFLGLLELCTALLLLFLKRHKTKDLFYGAAFTISSGIWFSIQFDILPLLVPYPAFIGSLDMYGLYFMGIFFTLYISTYTTGRRRMTLMAYSIFQAVSVIFVEARQLAGRIDVYDTSFYGSNILMGALAVSLLALLCERRKRRKTFSTAVLFSVLPVAAGGCLDILFFWGNHYNANLWTRTGFLIFVSVQWGILVWQFKRNADAAAETDSMERALIQSRVAIMLSQIQPHFLYNALAAIKALCAKDPETAREAITRFSKYLRGNMDSLSHEPLITFDRELAHMKNYLYIEELRFGDDVRVKYDITASRFLIPVLTIQPLVENAIRYGITQKEGGGTITISSAETGSGYLVKVSDDGVGFDPERVNNDDRSHVGIENTRKRLETLCGGSLSVISAVGGGTVVEIFIPKRKGQEPGVRSV, encoded by the coding sequence ATGTTCAAGCGACTGAAACTGAGATATTTTTTTACGGATAGGGCCCTATGTGTACTGTTAATTACCGCTCTCGCGCTTCTTTATATTCTTGCCTCCTGGCTCGTGACGCAGGAGAACGCAAAGCTGAGCCTCGATTCGCCTTTCTCGCACCTATATATCAGAGGTACTTACAGCGTTGACGGCGGCCAGGAAAAGGAGCTGCGTGAAGATACGCGCTTCGATTTAAGCGGTCATAGAAACATCGTTGTAACGGGACGTCTCTCCGAGAACGTGGAGAAAAAAGATTTTGTCATGCTGCGCATTACCGACCTGCGGATCAGGTTATTCAGGAATGGTACGCAGATATACAGCTTTGGCTATGACCGCTCGACGTCGCTATATGTCAGAAGCCCCGGCAATGTGTGGCATTTTTTTGCCTCACCGGGCATAGCGAAGGATGACGATATCAGGCTGGAGATATCAAATGTTTATAAGAAGGTGCACTACAGCAGCGTTAACGTCCTGCTCAATGAGATGTACAGCGGCTCTCCCGACGCGCTCTACCGAATGGTCTTCACAAAGCATGGTTTCTCCTTTGTGGTGGGAATATTCGTCTTTTTTCTGGGGCTGCTGGAATTATGCACGGCGCTGTTACTGCTATTTTTGAAACGGCACAAGACGAAAGATCTCTTTTATGGCGCGGCCTTTACCATCAGCAGCGGCATATGGTTTTCCATACAGTTTGACATCTTGCCGCTTCTAGTGCCCTATCCGGCTTTCATCGGAAGTCTTGATATGTACGGGCTGTATTTCATGGGGATATTTTTTACTCTTTATATCTCGACATACACCACCGGCAGACGCCGTATGACGCTGATGGCCTACTCCATATTTCAGGCCGTGAGCGTTATCTTCGTCGAGGCCCGCCAGCTGGCTGGCAGAATAGATGTATATGACACCTCGTTCTATGGATCGAATATCCTCATGGGTGCGCTGGCGGTCTCGCTCCTGGCGCTGCTATGTGAACGGAGAAAAAGGCGGAAAACCTTCAGCACGGCGGTACTTTTCTCCGTTCTGCCCGTCGCTGCCGGCGGATGTCTTGATATTCTGTTCTTTTGGGGAAATCATTATAACGCCAATCTATGGACGCGCACGGGATTTCTCATCTTTGTATCGGTGCAGTGGGGAATACTCGTCTGGCAGTTTAAACGAAACGCTGACGCCGCCGCCGAGACAGATTCGATGGAGAGGGCGCTCATCCAGAGCCGGGTGGCGATAATGCTTTCGCAAATACAGCCGCATTTCCTCTACAATGCCCTTGCGGCGATCAAGGCTCTCTGTGCCAAAGACCCGGAGACGGCGCGCGAGGCTATAACACGCTTTTCAAAATATCTTCGCGGCAATATGGACTCACTCTCACATGAACCGCTGATAACCTTTGACCGGGAGCTTGCCCATATGAAAAACTATCTCTACATAGAGGAGCTGCGCTTCGGAGATGACGTCCGGGTCAAGTATGATATCACGGCAAGCCGTTTTCTGATACCGGTGCTCACTATCCAGCCCCTTGTTGAAAACGCCATCCGCTACGGCATTACCCAGAAAGAGGGTGGAGGCACGATCACCATCTCATCGGCGGAGACCGGGAGTGGATACTTGGTTAAGGTTTCCGACGACGGCGTGGGGTTTGACCCGGAGAGGGTCAATAATGACGACAGAAGCCATGTAGGAATAGAAAATACGCGAAAGAGGCTGGAGACGCTTTGCGGCGGCAGCCTGTCGGTCATAAGCGCGGTCGGCGGCGGTACGGTGGTGGAAATCTTTATTCCCAAGCGTAAAGGCCAAGAACCTGGCGTTAGGAGTGTATAA
- a CDS encoding diguanylate cyclase domain-containing protein, whose amino-acid sequence MRIFDLKFGRQTFEKPTLEFLERAFALFIRDGLSLTSMETISGIGGSTADVKSCPFTTKEDVISALLEIVFQYTAGQMLESCDSAGYADLSGLERLRLYITQQEKILADSPEIFIFFRELESAFARKELSDHLLKKYTDGMLPIRERLTESYRIGVKEGTVRKDTDIGRASSVFFNTLMALLQHIAAMSRITAGYDSASEISIFADSMLGYLKYCAAAKDNNNGYILSSSLKTVEFPEGEGKTSADKNLILIVDDEWVNRAILSKMFSGIHATAEAENGAAALEYLKRHGRKVKIILLDLLMPVMDGFELLALIKADETLKNIPIIITSVAGEKSEERALAMGADEFIAKPYVPAVLRQRVETVLENARLRAEMRATEGRNEIIKEAFFDYLTGIYNRRGFETTLRAGDFSDKEMLHAFYMLDMDNLKMYNDTRGHSWGDSAIKAFAYALKENLRTYDIAARIGGDEFVVLLKNLPSKETALQRGSDFCTKVCQSGFEDPISCSVGLTVFKGEPNMKRLMEEADAALYAAKRRGRHCCCIWDEATMKIPYTSEETEKRRFDNER is encoded by the coding sequence ATGCGGATATTTGACCTGAAATTCGGCCGACAGACTTTTGAAAAACCGACACTTGAATTTCTTGAAAGAGCCTTTGCTCTATTTATAAGAGACGGCCTTTCGTTAACATCGATGGAGACGATCTCCGGCATCGGCGGAAGCACCGCCGATGTCAAAAGCTGCCCATTTACGACAAAAGAGGACGTAATATCCGCTCTGCTGGAGATAGTCTTTCAATATACCGCCGGGCAGATGCTGGAGTCCTGTGATTCCGCCGGTTATGCAGATCTTTCCGGTTTAGAGAGGCTGCGTCTTTATATAACGCAGCAGGAAAAGATATTGGCCGACAGCCCTGAGATTTTTATCTTCTTCAGGGAGCTGGAAAGCGCCTTTGCCAGAAAAGAGCTTTCAGATCATCTGCTGAAAAAATATACCGACGGCATGCTACCCATAAGAGAACGCCTCACCGAGTCCTATAGAATCGGCGTCAAAGAGGGTACGGTACGTAAGGATACTGACATCGGGCGTGCCTCGTCGGTATTCTTCAACACGCTTATGGCTCTGCTCCAACACATCGCCGCGATGAGCCGGATTACCGCCGGGTATGATTCCGCCAGCGAAATATCCATCTTTGCGGACTCCATGCTGGGGTATCTGAAATATTGTGCGGCGGCGAAAGATAATAATAACGGCTATATCTTATCCTCCTCCCTGAAAACGGTGGAGTTTCCCGAAGGGGAAGGCAAAACATCCGCCGACAAAAATTTGATACTGATCGTGGACGACGAATGGGTCAACCGCGCCATCCTCTCAAAGATGTTCAGCGGCATCCACGCCACCGCCGAAGCGGAAAACGGCGCAGCGGCCTTGGAATACCTTAAACGGCACGGGCGGAAGGTAAAGATAATACTGCTCGACCTGCTGATGCCGGTCATGGACGGCTTTGAGCTGCTGGCCCTCATCAAAGCGGACGAGACGTTAAAAAATATCCCAATAATCATCACCTCAGTGGCGGGGGAAAAGAGCGAAGAGCGGGCACTGGCGATGGGTGCGGATGAATTCATCGCCAAGCCTTATGTTCCCGCCGTCCTGCGGCAGCGAGTCGAGACCGTCCTGGAAAACGCACGGCTGCGCGCAGAAATGCGGGCGACCGAGGGCCGGAACGAGATCATAAAAGAGGCGTTTTTCGACTACCTGACCGGGATCTATAACAGGCGGGGCTTTGAAACTACCCTGCGCGCCGGAGATTTTTCCGATAAAGAGATGCTCCACGCCTTCTATATGCTGGATATGGACAATCTGAAAATGTATAACGATACCAGGGGACACAGCTGGGGAGACAGCGCGATAAAGGCCTTTGCCTACGCATTGAAAGAGAACCTTCGCACATACGACATCGCGGCCCGTATTGGCGGAGATGAGTTCGTCGTTCTGCTCAAAAATCTGCCCTCCAAAGAGACGGCGCTCCAACGCGGCAGCGATTTTTGCACGAAGGTATGCCAGTCCGGTTTTGAGGACCCCATATCATGTTCAGTGGGACTTACAGTCTTCAAAGGCGAGCCGAATATGAAGAGGCTGATGGAAGAGGCAGACGCGGCGCTCTACGCGGCCAAAAGAAGAGGCAGGCACTGCTGCTGCATATGGGACGAGGCCACGATGAAGATACCGTACACATCAGAGGAAACGGAAAAGAGACGATTTGACAATGAACGGTAA
- a CDS encoding PAS domain-containing hybrid sensor histidine kinase/response regulator → MNGKYSALKLLERLCGALFNSGDMTAAALSLSKDFELVIDGTTTEGSDDSLRALAAFAKESFPAVVSFKDEMETNEGGSAFLKAVSGETSFLLAATANGGKLLSLEVRRSCPAAPCGAENTELFQEVLAQSDIAVIVCDAESYEILYVNDAAYKMAGKEPGGYRGKKCYDYMLDEASPCSFCTVGLFTANAITKSELYLEKLGRYFSVSGKKLNWRGREAFVEYFYDITDERMARLEMDSVYKNLRISLDEISLIYNSIPGAAFRCRFDDRWTIISANDGLFKFLGYTREEFMQMGNSIAAVIYPKDGAAIHDKIRSQLAGGSTTIVTENRLVCKDGSVKWIHLRGELMKDENGEEFFFCVFVDITQQKQAEDELEESRIKLAAAINHAGLEYWEYDIAADKAYIRDFSHSIHKLPAVIENFPEKLIENGFIHEDDCEKYREMHTKMKAGEKDVVHDLRVRAAGGSEYKWMRVHYTNIFDKQGTPLRSVATALSLDEYKDLEEQFKVAASQSGMTVWSYDFAKKQIIRSHTAETANKLDQTIENAPESIIALGLVHPDDVEKFLGLYERMEAGERSLSEVIRVKKSDTDSYRWERVTYTTVPDRSGRPLHAIGTSVDVTEQELLEIRYEEEKAYSEILETSTLVNYRINITQDRIISKKSSRPEYLIGDINKTETFSEFCDKMTGFAVGKDDIKTVREFYSAKNLLRDFNRGEHSKSAEYHRLFPDGSIRFVRATFRLKIAPNSGDLHGFLYSEDITGERLMKSLIDKAVEQDYDYVAFIDGISGHATCFGNKNSGAVLPPSHCSDFARATKEHIENCAVPCDRERVIMEKSLDNVCRQLGEAPTYTVYYTAVQKDGSQGRKKLCFSYIDRETKKILLTERDITDIYEEEQRQKDILAAALSAAEQANTAKSNFLSRMSHEIRTPMNAIIGMSAIAAQSIGNDGEVADCISKIGISSRYLLSLINDILDMSRIESGKMLLKNENIPFEEFINGINSICYAQAQEKKVDYECLVKSGTEDYYVGDAMKLQQVLINILSNAVKFTPEGGRVGFSVEQRQKFKDGALLRFVINDTGCGISDEFLPRLFEPFAQEYSGSTSLYGGTGLGLAICKSIVDMMDGHIDVRSIKGVGTEFTVEVRLGITEESRVKGHKKSLRSFTNLRTLVVDDDITVCEHTVTTLKEMGLQAEWVDSGEKAVALVEVKWRDNKYYDLILLDWKMPGMDGIETAKRIRATVGPEVTIIIMTAYDWSSIEHEAKLAGVNLLMGKPIYKSSLISAFERALGEKEVIKAVRTEDFNFRGHRLLLAEDHPLNVEVAKKLLEGKGFAVEHAENGLRAIELFSKSAPGWYDAILMDIRMPLMDGLQAANNIRHLSNTDAKSIPIIAMTANAFESDIEDSRRAGMNAHLAKPIEPEQLFRTLYNLIRGTNES, encoded by the coding sequence ATGAACGGTAAATATTCCGCACTTAAGCTGCTGGAACGCCTTTGCGGAGCGCTCTTTAACAGCGGAGATATGACAGCGGCAGCGCTATCTCTCTCAAAAGACTTCGAGCTGGTAATTGATGGAACGACGACGGAGGGCTCGGACGATTCTCTCCGCGCCCTGGCCGCTTTCGCCAAGGAGTCCTTCCCCGCCGTCGTCTCCTTTAAGGATGAAATGGAAACAAACGAGGGCGGGTCCGCCTTTCTTAAAGCTGTAAGCGGTGAAACATCGTTTTTACTGGCGGCCACGGCAAACGGCGGTAAACTTTTGTCTCTGGAGGTAAGACGTTCGTGCCCTGCCGCACCGTGCGGCGCGGAAAATACCGAGCTATTTCAAGAGGTATTGGCCCAGTCGGATATCGCGGTCATCGTCTGTGACGCGGAGAGCTATGAGATACTATATGTCAATGACGCCGCCTACAAAATGGCCGGAAAAGAACCAGGCGGCTATCGGGGCAAAAAATGTTATGATTATATGCTGGACGAGGCCTCGCCCTGCAGCTTCTGTACCGTTGGGCTGTTTACCGCCAACGCGATCACCAAAAGCGAACTTTACCTCGAAAAATTGGGAAGATATTTTTCCGTCAGCGGAAAAAAGCTGAATTGGCGCGGGAGAGAGGCCTTTGTCGAGTATTTTTATGATATAACGGATGAGAGAATGGCAAGGCTGGAGATGGATTCCGTATACAAGAACCTCCGCATAAGCCTGGACGAGATCTCGCTGATATATAACTCAATCCCGGGCGCGGCGTTCAGATGCCGCTTTGACGATCGGTGGACGATCATATCCGCCAACGACGGCCTGTTTAAATTCCTCGGCTACACGCGGGAGGAGTTTATGCAGATGGGCAACAGTATAGCAGCCGTTATCTATCCCAAAGACGGCGCGGCGATACACGATAAGATACGCTCCCAGCTCGCCGGCGGCAGCACGACGATCGTGACCGAGAACCGCCTGGTCTGCAAAGACGGCAGCGTCAAGTGGATACACCTGCGCGGCGAGCTGATGAAAGATGAGAACGGCGAGGAATTTTTCTTCTGCGTTTTTGTCGATATCACTCAGCAGAAACAGGCGGAAGATGAGCTTGAAGAGAGCAGGATCAAGCTTGCGGCGGCGATCAATCACGCGGGGCTCGAATATTGGGAATATGACATCGCCGCAGACAAAGCTTACATCCGTGACTTTTCACATTCTATCCATAAATTACCGGCAGTAATAGAGAATTTTCCGGAGAAACTCATTGAAAACGGCTTTATCCATGAGGACGACTGCGAAAAATACCGTGAAATGCACACAAAAATGAAGGCCGGGGAGAAAGACGTCGTCCACGATTTAAGGGTTCGCGCAGCCGGCGGGAGCGAATATAAATGGATGAGGGTGCATTACACTAACATCTTCGATAAACAGGGCACGCCCTTAAGGTCGGTCGCCACCGCGCTTTCGCTTGATGAGTACAAAGATCTGGAAGAGCAGTTTAAAGTCGCCGCCTCACAGTCCGGAATGACCGTCTGGAGTTACGACTTCGCAAAAAAACAGATCATACGGAGCCACACCGCGGAGACCGCCAATAAATTGGACCAGACGATTGAAAATGCGCCCGAGAGCATTATCGCCCTCGGACTCGTGCACCCGGACGACGTTGAAAAATTCCTCGGCCTCTATGAGAGGATGGAGGCCGGAGAGCGTTCCCTTTCGGAGGTCATACGCGTCAAAAAAAGCGATACTGACAGTTACCGCTGGGAGAGGGTCACATATACTACGGTCCCGGACCGCTCAGGCAGGCCTCTTCACGCGATCGGAACAAGCGTCGACGTTACCGAACAGGAGCTGCTCGAAATCCGTTATGAGGAAGAGAAGGCGTACTCTGAGATACTTGAAACCAGCACGCTGGTCAACTACAGGATAAACATAACCCAGGACAGGATCATCAGCAAAAAGAGTTCCCGCCCTGAATATCTCATCGGCGATATCAATAAGACAGAGACTTTTTCCGAATTCTGTGACAAAATGACCGGGTTCGCCGTAGGTAAGGACGATATCAAAACGGTGAGAGAATTCTATTCCGCGAAAAATCTGCTGCGCGATTTCAATAGAGGAGAACATTCAAAATCCGCAGAATACCACCGGCTCTTCCCCGACGGCAGCATCAGGTTCGTGCGGGCCACTTTCCGTCTGAAAATAGCCCCCAACAGCGGCGATCTCCATGGATTCCTCTATTCGGAGGACATCACCGGAGAGCGGCTCATGAAGAGCCTGATAGACAAAGCCGTAGAACAGGACTATGACTACGTCGCCTTCATCGACGGCATCAGCGGGCACGCCACCTGTTTTGGAAACAAAAATTCCGGCGCCGTGCTCCCTCCGTCGCACTGCAGCGATTTTGCGCGGGCAACCAAAGAACATATCGAAAACTGCGCGGTTCCCTGCGACCGGGAGCGCGTAATTATGGAAAAGTCACTGGATAATGTCTGCCGCCAGCTTGGTGAAGCGCCGACATATACGGTATATTACACCGCCGTCCAAAAAGACGGCTCGCAGGGCCGAAAGAAACTCTGTTTTTCGTATATCGACAGGGAGACAAAAAAAATACTCCTCACCGAACGCGACATAACCGACATTTATGAGGAGGAGCAGCGGCAGAAGGATATCCTCGCAGCCGCGCTTTCCGCCGCGGAGCAGGCAAACACCGCGAAAAGCAACTTCCTTTCGCGTATGTCGCATGAGATCAGGACTCCGATGAACGCCATCATCGGGATGAGCGCAATCGCCGCGCAGTCTATCGGCAACGACGGCGAGGTGGCCGACTGTATCTCAAAGATCGGTATCTCCTCGCGTTACCTGCTTTCACTCATAAATGACATCCTTGACATGAGCCGCATCGAGAGCGGCAAGATGCTGCTGAAAAACGAAAACATCCCCTTTGAGGAATTTATCAACGGTATCAACTCTATCTGTTACGCACAGGCTCAGGAGAAAAAAGTCGATTATGAATGTCTCGTGAAGAGCGGTACGGAGGATTATTACGTTGGAGACGCAATGAAGCTGCAGCAGGTGCTGATAAATATTCTCAGCAACGCCGTTAAATTTACGCCGGAGGGCGGCAGGGTCGGCTTCAGTGTGGAACAGCGCCAAAAATTTAAGGACGGCGCCCTGCTCCGCTTCGTGATAAACGATACCGGCTGCGGCATCTCCGACGAATTTCTCCCCCGGCTTTTTGAGCCGTTCGCGCAGGAGTACAGCGGTTCGACCTCCCTCTACGGCGGCACCGGCCTCGGGCTTGCGATCTGTAAAAGTATCGTCGATATGATGGACGGGCACATCGACGTCCGCTCTATCAAAGGCGTGGGAACCGAGTTCACCGTGGAGGTCCGGCTAGGCATCACGGAAGAATCGCGTGTGAAGGGACATAAGAAAAGCCTCCGCAGCTTCACAAACCTCCGTACGCTCGTGGTGGACGATGACATCACCGTGTGCGAACATACGGTGACCACCCTCAAAGAGATGGGGCTGCAGGCCGAATGGGTCGACAGCGGAGAAAAGGCGGTAGCTCTCGTCGAAGTAAAATGGCGGGACAACAAGTACTACGACTTGATCCTGCTTGACTGGAAGATGCCCGGGATGGACGGCATCGAGACCGCAAAACGCATTCGCGCTACTGTCGGCCCGGAGGTGACGATCATCATAATGACCGCCTACGACTGGTCGTCGATAGAGCACGAGGCAAAGCTGGCCGGCGTCAACCTCCTTATGGGCAAGCCCATCTATAAAAGCTCCCTCATCTCCGCCTTTGAGAGAGCCCTGGGTGAAAAAGAGGTTATAAAAGCCGTGCGGACGGAGGACTTTAATTTCCGCGGACACCGTCTGCTTCTGGCGGAAGATCATCCTCTGAACGTCGAAGTGGCGAAAAAACTGCTCGAAGGAAAGGGCTTCGCCGTCGAACATGCGGAAAACGGTCTGCGGGCCATTGAGCTGTTCAGCAAATCGGCGCCGGGTTGGTACGACGCCATACTGATGGACATCCGCATGCCGCTGATGGACGGCCTGCAGGCGGCGAACAACATCCGCCACCTGAGCAATACCGACGCGAAGAGCATCCCCATTATCGCGATGACGGCAAACGCCTTTGAGTCCGACATCGAAGACAGCCGCCGGGCGGGAATGAACGCGCACCTCGCAAAACCGATAGAGCCGGAGCAGCTCTTCCGCACGCTCTACAATCTCATCCGCGGTACAAATGAGTCTTAA
- a CDS encoding C39 family peptidase, with the protein MKKLQLNAVITALIICCTSAAGAAERVVPFPPELDTKSAGASSYNAAGDVKDSPYFPSKDYFTLTSSNKGLTILSGFPTYQQTTEVTCGPAAALTVLYYFGNKKYDEHMLSILMDTLHEPKKGGEMGTSTSGMVKFFKSIGWKVASSLDRPQGKSYDFENPQQFKDFVLKNLKEGVPVMVENMYWGGHWRVIIGYDTMGTEKTTDDVIIFMDSYDVLDHRQDGYAVQAAEGFFYTWKDMEYLPKGERVQQWLTARP; encoded by the coding sequence ATGAAAAAACTGCAACTTAACGCGGTGATAACTGCCCTGATAATATGCTGTACCTCGGCGGCGGGCGCAGCGGAGCGGGTCGTGCCCTTTCCGCCGGAGCTGGATACCAAGTCAGCTGGCGCCTCTTCCTATAACGCCGCAGGCGATGTTAAGGATTCCCCATATTTTCCGTCAAAGGATTACTTCACATTAACAAGCAGCAACAAGGGCCTCACTATACTGAGCGGCTTCCCCACCTACCAGCAGACGACGGAGGTCACCTGCGGACCGGCCGCCGCCCTCACGGTGCTCTATTACTTCGGGAACAAAAAGTATGACGAGCATATGCTCTCCATCCTTATGGACACGCTGCACGAACCTAAGAAGGGCGGCGAAATGGGTACCTCGACCTCCGGCATGGTAAAGTTCTTCAAGTCCATCGGCTGGAAGGTGGCCTCAAGTCTGGACCGCCCTCAGGGCAAGAGCTATGACTTTGAAAATCCTCAGCAGTTCAAAGACTTTGTCCTCAAGAACCTTAAAGAGGGCGTGCCGGTGATGGTTGAAAATATGTACTGGGGCGGACATTGGCGCGTCATCATCGGTTACGATACGATGGGCACGGAAAAGACCACCGATGATGTGATCATCTTTATGGACAGCTACGACGTGCTCGACCACCGCCAGGACGGCTACGCCGTACAGGCCGCAGAGGGCTTCTTCTACACGTGGAAGGATATGGAATATCTGCCGAAGGGTGAACGTGTGCAGCAGTGGCTCACAGCCCGTCCATAA
- a CDS encoding 2-oxoacid:acceptor oxidoreductase family protein has product MGDRFEIRVAGSGGQGVILAAVILGEAAALRTEGLNSVQSQAYGPEARGGASKSEVVYDRGEIDYPKAAHPNLQVILTQKACDTYSHDTAKGATVILDDFFVTDPPKLDAEVYMLPIVRTAREKLGREIVVNMVALGTAAKVLEDKGLTKPQAIKDAILARVPKGTEELNEKAFDEGYKMMSEAVAAKK; this is encoded by the coding sequence ATGGGCGATCGTTTTGAAATTCGCGTTGCTGGATCCGGCGGACAGGGAGTCATTCTCGCCGCAGTGATCCTGGGTGAGGCGGCTGCACTCCGTACAGAGGGCCTCAATTCAGTACAGAGCCAGGCTTACGGCCCTGAGGCCCGCGGCGGCGCTTCCAAGTCGGAAGTTGTTTACGACCGCGGCGAAATAGACTATCCGAAGGCTGCCCATCCCAACCTTCAGGTCATCCTCACACAGAAGGCGTGCGACACCTACAGCCATGATACGGCGAAGGGCGCGACAGTCATCCTCGACGACTTCTTTGTGACGGACCCCCCGAAGCTTGACGCCGAAGTCTACATGCTCCCCATCGTCAGAACGGCGCGTGAGAAGCTTGGACGCGAGATCGTTGTCAACATGGTGGCGCTCGGTACGGCGGCGAAGGTGCTTGAGGACAAGGGACTGACAAAGCCCCAGGCGATCAAGGATGCTATCCTTGCCCGCGTTCCCAAGGGAACCGAAGAGCTCAATGAAAAGGCCTTCGACGAGGGCTACAAGATGATGTCTGAGGCGGTAGCGGCGAAGAAGTAA
- a CDS encoding thiamine pyrophosphate-dependent enzyme — protein sequence MPREDVKKLLRTKFMPHIWCPGCGHGIIMHSILRAISDLNIPKEKVCISSGIGCSSRMPGYIDACTLHTAHGRSLAFATGVKLANPELTIVNVMGDGDGTAIGGNHFIHACRRNIGITAVLMNNNIYGMTGGQASPTTPEGAFAATAPYGSIDPTFDICKLAAGAGATYVARATVANPVMCEQILKKAIEHQKKGFALVEIISFCHTQFGRKNKRSRPTDNIKFLKEHTVLKAQADKMTPEELEGKIVVGEFVNIENAREYTDRYNDVIARAQGKA from the coding sequence ATGCCACGCGAAGATGTAAAGAAACTTCTGCGCACTAAGTTCATGCCCCATATCTGGTGCCCTGGCTGCGGACACGGAATTATCATGCACTCCATCCTCCGCGCCATTTCAGACCTGAACATCCCGAAGGAAAAGGTCTGTATCTCATCAGGTATCGGCTGCTCAAGCCGTATGCCCGGCTATATCGACGCCTGCACGCTCCACACGGCGCACGGCCGTTCACTCGCCTTCGCGACGGGTGTCAAGCTGGCCAACCCCGAACTCACGATCGTCAACGTCATGGGCGACGGTGACGGCACCGCGATCGGCGGCAACCACTTCATCCATGCCTGCCGCCGCAATATCGGTATCACCGCCGTTCTGATGAACAACAACATCTACGGTATGACCGGCGGACAGGCCTCGCCGACGACGCCGGAAGGCGCCTTCGCCGCAACGGCCCCCTATGGATCAATCGACCCGACGTTCGACATCTGCAAACTGGCAGCCGGCGCCGGCGCGACCTATGTCGCCCGCGCGACAGTCGCCAACCCCGTGATGTGCGAGCAGATACTGAAAAAGGCGATCGAACATCAGAAGAAGGGTTTTGCGCTCGTCGAGATCATCTCGTTCTGCCACACGCAGTTTGGCCGCAAGAACAAGCGCAGCCGCCCGACGGACAACATTAAGTTCCTCAAGGAGCATACTGTCCTCAAGGCGCAGGCTGACAAGATGACGCCCGAGGAGCTTGAGGGCAAGATCGTTGTCGGCGAATTCGTCAACATAGAGAACGCCCGCGAGTACACGGACCGTTACAACGACGTCATCGCGCGCGCGCAGGGAAAGGCATAG